A window of the Cystobacter fuscus genome harbors these coding sequences:
- a CDS encoding ABC transporter substrate-binding protein, producing MKKTVWTLALALAVPVAGCKKESKPAEGDKPAATAQPQVDVAALEKAAEKWVDEEFQPSTLTREQQLAEMKWFREAAAPFRGQTINVVSESIDTHVYESKTLAKAFSEITGINLKHDIIQEGDVIEKLQTQMQSGRNIYDMYVNDSDLIGTHVRYGHVVPLTDFMAGEGKDVTLPTLDIDDFMGKSFVTGPDGKMYQLPDQQFANLYWFRHDWFSRPDLRERFKKKYGYELGVPVNWSAYEDIADFFTNDVKEIDGVKVYGHMDYGKKDPSLGWRFTDAWLSMAGAGDKGLPNGKPVDEWGIRVEGCNPVGASVTRGGDTNGPASVYALTKYIEWLKKYAPPQAAGMTFSEAGPVPGQGNIAQQIFWYTGFTAPLMKPGLSVVDEKGLPKWRMAPSPHGPYWEEGMKLGYQDTGSWTMLKSTPLERRKAAWLYAQFVVAKTTSLKKFLVGLTPIRDSDIRSEHVTKVADKLGGLVEFYRSPARVAWTPTGTNVPDYPKLAQLWWQNISLAVEGEKTPQEAMDTLASQMDDVLGRLERAGMKNCPPKLNEVKDAKFWFDAPGAPKPKLANEKPKGETVPYEQLLQAWKEGREK from the coding sequence ATGAAGAAGACCGTATGGACGTTGGCCTTGGCACTGGCCGTTCCGGTGGCGGGCTGCAAGAAGGAGTCGAAGCCGGCGGAGGGAGACAAGCCCGCCGCCACCGCGCAGCCACAGGTGGACGTGGCCGCCCTGGAGAAGGCCGCCGAGAAGTGGGTGGACGAGGAGTTCCAGCCGAGCACCCTCACCCGTGAGCAGCAGCTCGCGGAGATGAAGTGGTTCCGCGAGGCCGCCGCGCCCTTCCGCGGCCAGACCATCAACGTGGTGTCCGAGAGCATCGACACCCACGTGTACGAGTCCAAGACGCTCGCCAAGGCGTTCTCGGAAATTACCGGCATCAATCTCAAGCATGACATCATCCAGGAAGGCGATGTCATCGAGAAGCTCCAGACGCAGATGCAGTCGGGCCGCAACATCTATGACATGTATGTCAATGACAGCGACCTGATTGGCACGCACGTGCGCTACGGCCACGTGGTGCCGCTCACGGACTTCATGGCGGGCGAGGGCAAGGACGTGACGCTGCCCACGCTCGACATCGACGACTTCATGGGCAAGAGCTTCGTCACCGGGCCGGACGGGAAGATGTACCAGTTGCCGGACCAGCAGTTCGCCAACCTGTACTGGTTCCGCCACGACTGGTTCAGCCGGCCGGACCTGCGCGAGCGCTTCAAGAAGAAGTACGGCTACGAGCTGGGCGTGCCGGTGAACTGGTCGGCGTACGAGGACATCGCGGACTTCTTCACCAACGACGTGAAGGAGATCGACGGCGTCAAGGTGTACGGCCACATGGACTACGGCAAGAAGGACCCGTCCCTGGGCTGGCGCTTCACGGACGCGTGGCTGTCCATGGCCGGCGCGGGTGACAAGGGTCTGCCCAATGGCAAGCCAGTGGACGAGTGGGGCATCCGCGTGGAGGGCTGCAATCCGGTGGGCGCCTCGGTGACGCGCGGCGGAGACACCAACGGCCCCGCGTCCGTGTACGCGCTCACCAAGTACATCGAGTGGCTGAAGAAGTACGCGCCGCCCCAGGCGGCCGGCATGACGTTCTCCGAGGCGGGCCCGGTGCCGGGCCAGGGCAACATCGCCCAGCAGATCTTCTGGTACACGGGCTTCACCGCGCCGCTGATGAAGCCGGGCCTGTCCGTGGTGGACGAGAAGGGCCTGCCCAAGTGGCGCATGGCGCCCTCGCCGCACGGGCCGTACTGGGAGGAGGGCATGAAGCTCGGCTACCAGGACACGGGCTCGTGGACGATGCTCAAGAGCACGCCCCTGGAGCGCCGCAAGGCCGCATGGCTGTATGCGCAGTTCGTGGTGGCCAAGACCACGTCGCTCAAGAAGTTCCTGGTGGGGCTCACGCCCATCCGCGACTCGGACATCCGCTCCGAGCACGTGACGAAGGTGGCGGACAAGCTGGGCGGCCTGGTGGAGTTCTACCGCAGCCCCGCGCGCGTGGCGTGGACGCCCACGGGCACCAACGTGCCGGACTACCCGAAGCTCGCGCAGCTGTGGTGGCAGAACATCAGCCTCGCCGTCGAGGGTGAGAAGACGCCCCAGGAGGCCATGGACACGCTGGCCTCGCAGATGGACGACGTGCTCGGCCGTCTGGAGCGCGCGGGCATGAAGAACTGCCCGCCCAAGCTCAACGAGGTGAAGGACGCGAAGTTCTGGTTCGACGCGCCGGGCGCGCCCAAGCCGAAGCTCGCCAACGAGAAGCCCAAGGGCGAGACCGTGCCCTATGAGCAGCTGCTCCAGGCGTGGAAGGAAGGCCGCGAGAAGTAG
- a CDS encoding DUF2160 domain-containing protein, whose product MDMEWMAWTAPTAGFFGFIVLVLAAYTVWGIRSPSLPRKGLLPMSTTRGDRLFVGLLGSAFVHLAWVGLTDASVWVATALSLLFLVFVSRWG is encoded by the coding sequence ATGGACATGGAATGGATGGCGTGGACGGCCCCCACGGCCGGCTTCTTCGGCTTCATCGTGCTCGTGCTCGCGGCCTACACCGTCTGGGGAATCCGATCCCCGTCCCTGCCTCGCAAGGGCCTGCTGCCCATGAGCACCACCCGCGGAGACCGCCTCTTCGTCGGGCTGCTGGGCAGCGCCTTCGTGCACCTGGCCTGGGTGGGCCTGACGGATGCGTCCGTCTGGGTGGCCACCGCTCTGTCGTTGCTGTTCCTCGTCTTCGTTTCTCGCTGGGGGTAG
- a CDS encoding HET-C-related protein produces the protein MLQSTLALEELHSLVTSMTPDELLSWFQLIFGEEIPRTAIQRLRSAVLNGSLPPPRIFIVRDELDGHPAAYHGPSRSILISRGLVLQARSDNNEAWKLLVCLIEEFGHHLDRLLRTHYSSVGGDALLDEGARVAYALIDFGYSRGQQRREFARYTTARGSVALEVEFADMTTAVQRFLNATEQREDARSGDLEYFGAGRGSGREGSFGHESIEDALEDANFKLDALKAIYFGNWLRDHSQLVDPKLVRKKGARVDMRLSRESITRIVDVMAREKFGNVPKFRVNAQRLGVYRNEEHIDNPNGITDARAIDPAFRGACLAEELAIKSLRMKNFIRTGGLTGGRPPRPHRVKDGETLDSIARANGLTWQALARHNFGTDVKDEVSRQLYTKVGCRKRTADGRSYIFTSQDSPGLIQIPGATGDLVPEASYSAFHYMSTQLRTAVKLGRTDDGLRHFGHALHTLEDFFSHTNFVELMLIQLGAWVEPWVPAQGAKAGDASSLVLTSGQFGGLDTMASLILGIAESMQKEHACIPGETSSLTEILLIIMEDQGYTESHDMLGGLSKWWNGLEKDHPTLATLSCETVGVVMRYLKAGIGGIVQSAGNLLDDAQTVFLSDRSSTNPTHTQLAKDHDDHPLHALAATLAAGAVLDVGKVIQRAWSGKATADDVVLTASHYFLHPAWIDPHGNAGWMKDRVQAWTQAIGRSSHAWARRAGQRSGRSRPLGTSRS, from the coding sequence GTGCTCCAGAGCACCTTGGCTCTCGAGGAGCTGCACTCGCTCGTCACGTCGATGACGCCGGACGAGTTGCTGTCGTGGTTTCAGCTCATCTTTGGCGAAGAGATTCCTCGAACCGCCATCCAGCGCCTGCGCTCCGCCGTGCTCAACGGCTCCCTGCCCCCACCTCGGATCTTCATCGTTCGCGATGAACTCGACGGGCACCCAGCCGCCTACCACGGTCCGAGCCGCTCCATCCTCATCTCCCGTGGGCTCGTGCTCCAGGCGCGGAGCGACAACAACGAGGCCTGGAAACTGCTCGTGTGTCTCATCGAGGAGTTTGGCCATCACCTGGACCGGCTGCTGCGCACGCACTACTCCTCCGTCGGAGGAGATGCACTTCTCGATGAGGGGGCCCGGGTGGCATATGCCCTCATCGACTTCGGGTACAGCCGAGGGCAGCAACGCCGCGAGTTCGCCCGCTACACCACAGCCAGGGGCTCGGTGGCCTTGGAGGTGGAGTTCGCGGACATGACAACGGCCGTCCAGCGCTTCCTGAACGCGACAGAACAGCGTGAGGATGCCCGCTCGGGGGACCTGGAGTACTTCGGCGCGGGACGTGGCTCCGGACGCGAGGGCTCCTTCGGACATGAGTCCATCGAGGATGCCCTGGAAGACGCCAATTTCAAACTCGATGCACTCAAAGCCATCTATTTCGGCAATTGGCTGCGTGACCATTCGCAGCTCGTAGACCCCAAGCTGGTCCGCAAGAAGGGCGCCCGGGTCGACATGAGACTGTCCCGAGAATCCATCACGCGCATCGTGGACGTCATGGCACGAGAGAAGTTCGGGAATGTGCCCAAGTTCCGGGTGAATGCCCAACGTCTGGGCGTCTACCGCAACGAGGAGCACATCGATAATCCAAACGGCATCACGGACGCCCGCGCCATCGATCCCGCCTTCCGGGGCGCCTGCCTCGCCGAGGAGCTGGCCATCAAGTCCCTGCGGATGAAGAACTTCATTCGCACCGGGGGCCTGACCGGAGGCCGACCGCCGCGCCCCCACCGTGTGAAGGATGGGGAAACGCTGGACAGCATCGCCCGCGCGAATGGGCTCACCTGGCAGGCCTTGGCACGCCACAACTTCGGTACCGACGTCAAGGACGAAGTCTCCCGGCAGCTCTACACCAAGGTGGGCTGCCGAAAGAGGACTGCCGACGGCCGCAGCTACATCTTCACGAGCCAGGATTCACCCGGCCTCATCCAGATTCCTGGCGCCACGGGGGACCTCGTCCCGGAGGCGTCCTACAGCGCATTCCACTACATGAGCACCCAGCTGCGCACGGCCGTGAAGCTGGGGCGCACGGATGACGGCTTGCGGCACTTCGGCCATGCGCTGCACACCCTGGAGGACTTCTTCAGTCATACGAACTTCGTGGAACTGATGCTCATCCAGCTTGGCGCCTGGGTGGAACCATGGGTGCCCGCCCAGGGTGCAAAGGCGGGTGATGCCTCCTCCCTGGTCCTGACCAGTGGTCAGTTCGGCGGACTGGACACCATGGCGAGCCTCATCCTGGGCATCGCCGAATCGATGCAGAAGGAGCACGCGTGCATCCCGGGTGAGACGAGTTCGTTGACGGAAATCCTCCTGATCATCATGGAGGATCAGGGGTACACGGAGAGCCACGACATGCTGGGCGGCCTGTCGAAATGGTGGAATGGATTGGAGAAGGATCACCCCACCCTCGCCACCTTGAGTTGCGAGACGGTGGGCGTGGTGATGCGCTACCTCAAGGCGGGTATTGGAGGTATCGTCCAATCCGCGGGCAACCTCCTCGACGATGCGCAGACCGTCTTCCTGAGCGATCGCTCGAGCACCAATCCAACGCATACGCAATTGGCCAAGGACCATGATGACCACCCACTGCACGCCCTCGCGGCCACCCTGGCGGCGGGCGCCGTGCTGGACGTGGGCAAGGTCATCCAACGGGCATGGAGCGGCAAGGCCACTGCGGACGACGTGGTGCTCACCGCCTCCCATTACTTCCTGCACCCCGCCTGGATCGACCCCCATGGCAACGCTGGATGGATGAAGGACCGCGTCCAGGCGTGGACCCAGGCCATCGGGAGGTCATCGCACGCATGGGCGCGAAGGGCTGGGCAGAGGAGTGGACGAAGCAGGCCTCTCGGCACATCCAGGAGTTGA